A window of the Desulfobacula toluolica Tol2 genome harbors these coding sequences:
- a CDS encoding AEC family transporter, with the protein MFIQTGITVFSAIFQLFLISFAAGILVRRNIVSKSQIQALSVVTVNIFLPCLIIAKTLIRFHPENFTNLWILPVSGILIVMIGLAFSGLAFQLKPEKKPLMILSSMQNAVYIVLPIGQILFADQFDLFALYCFLLVLGLTPVMWSIGKVMISGKKESRIHWKDFITPPFVAIFISVAAVFTHLSTFIPKSVIASIDLLGQATVPLAVFILGATIGSISFKDMPPLRDILIVTAVKFVLVPSTVFAILYYGKFYISMPLFCSLMMIQAAAPPATNLILIVKNYGGDTQSISSMMFIQYLICILMMPLWIAAWQYTVG; encoded by the coding sequence ATGTTTATACAAACAGGAATAACCGTTTTTAGTGCAATTTTTCAATTGTTTCTTATTTCATTTGCCGCAGGCATTCTGGTCAGAAGGAATATTGTCTCAAAATCACAGATTCAAGCTTTATCAGTTGTTACTGTAAATATATTTCTTCCCTGCCTGATCATTGCTAAAACATTAATCCGGTTTCATCCTGAAAACTTTACAAACTTGTGGATTCTGCCTGTGTCTGGAATTTTAATTGTTATGATCGGGCTTGCTTTCAGTGGACTTGCTTTTCAACTGAAACCGGAGAAGAAACCTTTAATGATACTGTCCAGCATGCAGAATGCCGTTTATATAGTTCTTCCCATTGGTCAGATTCTTTTTGCCGATCAGTTCGATCTGTTTGCTTTGTATTGTTTTCTTCTTGTGCTGGGTTTAACTCCCGTCATGTGGAGTATAGGAAAGGTTATGATCTCAGGAAAAAAAGAGAGCAGAATTCATTGGAAGGATTTTATCACTCCCCCTTTTGTTGCTATTTTTATTTCCGTTGCAGCCGTTTTTACACATCTTTCAACTTTTATACCAAAATCTGTAATTGCATCCATTGATTTGCTTGGCCAGGCCACAGTCCCATTGGCAGTTTTTATTCTGGGAGCCACCATTGGATCAATTTCATTTAAAGATATGCCGCCATTAAGAGATATTTTAATTGTAACGGCGGTAAAATTTGTTCTGGTGCCTTCAACTGTTTTCGCAATTCTTTATTATGGAAAATTTTATATTTCAATGCCTTTGTTTTGCAGCCTGATGATGATACAGGCGGCAGCACCCCCGGCAACCAATCTGATTCTAATAGTTAAAAATTATGGAGGTGACACCCAATCCATAAGCAGCATGATGTTTATACAGTATTTGATCTGCATACTGATGATGCCATTGTGGATTGCCGCCTGGCAATATACGGTGGGTTAG
- a CDS encoding ArsR/SmtB family transcription factor codes for MKTFIRVMKALSDPNRVKMMKMLQTRPLCVCEIKEALGIAQSTASKHLKILEDAELVRSFKDGLWVNYSLSDGSKSPYSASMIGNLKHWLDNESEIQKLNQILPGIDRHEIVGK; via the coding sequence ATGAAAACGTTCATTAGAGTTATGAAAGCATTATCAGATCCTAACCGGGTTAAAATGATGAAAATGCTTCAAACACGTCCCTTATGCGTATGTGAAATAAAAGAAGCACTCGGCATTGCCCAGTCCACCGCCAGCAAACATTTAAAAATTCTTGAAGATGCTGAACTGGTAAGAAGCTTTAAGGATGGTTTGTGGGTGAACTATTCTCTTTCCGACGGAAGTAAATCGCCCTATTCAGCCAGCATGATTGGAAACTTGAAACATTGGCTGGATAATGAATCGGAAATACAAAAGTTGAATCAAATCCTGCCGGGTATTGATCGTCATGAAATTGTTGGAAAATAA